From a region of the Salarias fasciatus chromosome 6, fSalaFa1.1, whole genome shotgun sequence genome:
- the LOC115390823 gene encoding tuberin-like isoform X2, with protein MNKQPSKESLKDKVKGIFGLGPPRPPSKQSDSKPSEFIITADILKELQHDNGLSVRVRVMNHICDLAKTKKFEEHAVEAVWKAVEDMLTPEQPPEARHAVLHLLRAIIQGQGERLGPLRAYFFKVVRDYQPSNEDLSDRLEVFKALTENGKDITYLEEDIARFVLLWMDIGLTSDFLHVLVNLVKFNSCYLDQNVSIMVQKICLLCNRTTSSSDIEVALQVLDAVVCYNCLPSDSLTVFIITLCRAINVKEFCESCWKLMRKVLGTHLGHSAIYTMCRIMEERVYMEDASLLRGAVFFVGMALWGAHRLPALKNTPTLVLPSFYKAMSCANEVVSHEIVLSITRLIKKYGKELQVVTWDILLGIIERLLQQIQTIGSTELKAIVYELLTTVEELYEQNGYHGSTEKFFSLVEKCADKRPDASVLTLISYRAQSIQPAKDGWIQSLHRLMEKFFRNETRSVIRIKVLHILSFVLSTNRQLYEDELIEMVVIPQLSGIAEDRDLAVRKQATQLLVDLAEGCNTHHFTSLLDIIERVASRSLVCSGPLEVSERDPTAESPMEDVRTAILGLLEILQSKLYSLPASHASRVYELLISHLQLHYKNKYCSAIASSIRLQVFDFFLMMRADSLHRLGVPNKDGAIRFSPYCYCDTGELEKRVGEKKLTGSTSPPAGSPAPPAAPPASAASVRSAYLPYAPAFSVLLQCLKMEMDWKVLKLVLDKLPWTLQYKVLLLTSPCSLDQLCSTLCCMVTDRLISERLKKTPEGFSRTDVQLAVVPVLTAITSYHNYLEQSRQRELVQCLETGLIYRCAKQCVVALTMCTVEMPDIMIKLLPALIVKLTHISATVAMASPMLEFLSTLVRLPHLYANFVAEQYVSVFAISLPYTNPSKFNQYIVSLAHHVIAMWFIRCRLPFRKDFVQYITKGLRSNALLPFDDSHEQSPFRARSTSLNERPKSLRAAKVAKAAAAVANSSSSPVKELRDLSAMDAFRSRSISVSEHAVRRMHTSTTTCSLGSADENAVTQADEGLKTVHLELTETCLDMMARYVFSNFSALPKRSPIAEFLLAGGRSMTWLVGNKLVTITTSGGVRTQALLGLDMAERLGGGGEMTRSDPSLHTRMTKEAPAKLESQSSQQHNRATRIRVRSMSGGHALRAGPAQSLSPLVSPSEGELTAPLSPSTAPTLDGLGPPSSASANPSAPPPLKDNPSLAEFVPMLTQGWAEIFIRRPSGNTSWLMCLENPPSPFSSELGNMPLQELSSVLMAMEGVKEPPAQTASAPASTAAPAPTSVSDTLTQTHSGVGAKAHLIQRSNTVGGSLWSLGLGTAPPGPPGPPAPGRLHRSISWADSVVVPEEGLGAKAQTPSDWLESEEFEPMSPDPIFISADKFSKAAPPGTLSRSSSTSSQDDEKSTLEEVSEGAIPIDQPTPGPSTPGSQGPELPFQTHSQSQGHGLNKSSSSPELQTLPEAFTKAAMESEAALAETSRPRAPSDGKPQPQPQPQPQPQTDKDKVEGGSAGDVSGAGAQGQAADGPGAAPSQSGGAVMRLSFPAAPAQPGPISPSGGHRPRGHTISVSAPSSRRERRTDRDSYHSRPGPSNTEKLSGLSPSFVFLQLYHSPFFGNEANKPLLLPKTQVIDRAVKVLDQMPPYDTHKIGVVFVGAGQVNNEVAILSNEYGSNRYAAFLTGLGKLIHLKDCDPDQIFLGGLDQYGDDGEFTYCWHDDIMQAIFHIATLMPNRESDKGCCNKKRHIGNDFVMVVYNDSGEEYKLGTIKGQFNFVEVIIKPLDYECNLVTLQCRKDLEGLVDTTVAKIVSDRNLPLLVRQMALHANMASLVHQYRANPSDAYASKWLARLRHIKRIRTRAQEDIQSRSTPGISLTQGHSQQNKSFQQSAPAPNPEASGQRKRLVSTVDDFTDFV; from the exons ATGAACAAACAGCCGAGTAAGGAGAGCTTGAAGGATAAAGTAAAGGGGATTTTTGGGTTGGGACCACCACGGCCTCCCAGCAAGCAGAGCGACAGCAAGCCCTCTGAGTTTATCATCACCGCCGACATCCTCAAG gaGCTCCAGCATGACAACGGCTTAAGCGTGCGCGTCCGCGTCATGAATCACATATGCGATCtcgccaaaacaaaaaaatttgaGGAG cACGCAGTGGAGGCGGTGTGGAAGGCCGTGGAGGACATGCTGACTCCAGAACAGCCTCCAGAGGCCAGGCACGCCGTGCTTCATCTGCTCAGGGCCATTATCCAGGGCCAG GGCGAGCGGCTCGGCCCTCTCAGAGCCTACTTCTTCAAAGTGGTCAGAGATTACCAGCCGTCCAACGAGGACCTGTCCGACAGGCTGGAGGTGTTCAAGGCCTTAACGGAGAACGGAAAGGACATCACGTACCTGGAGGAGGATATCG CGCGCTTCGTCCTCCTGTGGATGGACATTGGTCTCACCTCCGACTTCCTGCATGTTCTGGTGAACCTGGTGAAGTTCAATAGCTGCTACCTGGACCAAAACGTGTCCATCATGGTCCA GAAAATCTGTCTGCTGTGCAACAGAACCACATCTTCCTCAGATATTGAG GTGGCTCTTCAAGTATTGGATGCAGTTGTGTGCTACAACTGCCTGCCCTCCGACTCGCTCACCGTCTTCATCATCACGCTGTGTCGCGCCATCAACGTCAAGGAGTTTTGTGAATCCTGCTGGAAG ctgaTGAGGAAGGTGTTGGGGACTCACCTCGGCCACAGCGCCATCTACACCATGTGTCGCATCATGGAGGAGAG GGTGTACATGGAGGACGCGTCGCTGTTGAGAGGAGCAGTGTTCTTCGTTGGGATGGCGCTGTGGGGGGCTCACAGACTGCCTGCCCTCAAAAACACCCCCACCCTCGTCTTGCCGTCTTTCTACAAG GCCATGTCTTGTGCCAACGAGGTGGTGTCCCATGAAATCGTCCTCTCCATCACCAGGCTGATCAAGAAGTACGgaaaggagctgcaggtggTGACCTGGGACATCCTGCTGGGAATCATcgagcggctgctgcagcagatccaG ACGATAGGGAGCACGGAGCTGAAGGCCATCGTCTACGAGCTGCTGACCACGGTGGAGGAGCTGTACGAGCAGAACGGTTACCACGGCTCCACTGAGAAGTTCTTCAGCCTGGTGGAGAAGTGTGCCGACAAGAGACCC GATGCGTCAGTGCTCACCCTCATCTCGTAccgcgctcagtccatccagccGGCCAAGGACGGCTGGATTCAGAGTCTTCACCGCCTCATGGAGAAGTTCTTCag AAACGAGACTCGCAGCGTCATCAGgatcaaagtgcttcacatccTGTCCTTCGTTCTGAGCACCAACCGTCAGCTCTATGAG gATGAGTTGATTGAAATGGTGGTGATCCCCCAGCTCAGCGGGATCGCTGAGGACCGGGATCTGGCCGTCAGGAAACAGGCCACCCAGCTCCTGGTGGACCTGGCCGAGGGCTGCAACACACACCACTTCACCAGCCTGCTGGACATCATTGAAAGG gtGGCCAGTCGCTCTCTGGTCTGCTCGGGGCCCCTGGAGGTTTCTGAGAGAGACCCCACAGCTGAGTCTCCTATGGAAGATGTCAGGACGGCCATACTGGGCCTGCTGGAAATCCTTCAG AGCAAACTGTACAGCCTGCCAGCCAGCCACGCCAGTCGCGTTTATGAATTACTGATCAGCCACCTCCAGCTTCACTACAAGAACAAGTACTGTTCAGCTATTGCCTCCAGTATCAGACTGCAG GTGTTTGACTTCTTCCTCATGATGCGCGCCGACTCTCTTCACCGACTCGGCGTTCCCAACAAAGATGGCGCCATAAGATTCAGCCCTTATTGCTATTGTGACACAGG agAGCTGGAGAAGCGTGTCGGTGAGAAGAAGCTGACGGGCTCAACATCGCCTCCTGCTGgcagtcctgctcctcctgctgctccgcccgCTTCAGCGGCGTCTGTTCGCTCGGCCTACCTGCCCTACGCCCCCGCCTTCAGCGTCCTGCTGCAGTGCCTCAAGATG GAGATGGACTGGAAGGTGCTGAAGCTGGTTCTGGACAAGCTGCCGTGGACGCTGCAGTACAAAGTGCTGCTGCTCACGTCGCCCTGCAGCCTGGATCAGCTCTGCTCCACGCTCTGCTGCATG GTGACAGATCGCCTGATCTCAGAGCGTTTAAAGAAAACCCCAGAGGGATTTTCACGCACGGACGTCCAGCTGGCCGTCGTTCCCGTCCTCACAGCCATCACTTCCTACCACAATTACTTGGAACAATCAAGACAG AGAGAGCTGGTCCAGTGCCTGGAGACGGGCCTCATTTACCGCTGTGCCAAACAGTGCGTGGTGGCCCTCACCATGTGCACGGTGGAGATGCCCGACATCATGATCAAGCTCCTGCCGGCTCTGATCGTGAAGCTGACGCACATATCCGCCACCGTAGCCATGGCTTCTCCCATGCTGGAGTTTCTCTCCA CCCTGGTGCGCCTCCCTCACCTCTACGCCAACTTCGTAGCTGAGCAGTACGTCAGCGTGTTCGCCATCTCGCTACCTTACACCAACCCCTCCAA ATTCAACCAGTACATTGTGTCCCTCGCCCACCATGTGATCGCCATGTGGTTCATCCGCTGCAGACTGCCCTTCCGCAAGGACTTCGTTCAATACATAACAAAG GGTTTACGCTCCAACGCTCTGCTCCCGTTCGATGACAGTCACGAGCAAAGTCCATTTCGAGCCCGAAGCACCAGCCTCAACGAACGGCCCAAGAG TCTGCGGGCGGCCAAAGTGGcaaaggcggcggcggcagtaGCCAATagcagcagctctccagttAAAGAGCTGCGGGACCTGTCAGCCATGGACGCTTTCCGCTCCCGCAGCATCAGCGTCTCCGAACACGCGGTCCGCAG GATGCACACCTCAACCACCACCTGCAGTCTGGGCTCTGCAGACGAAAATGCCGTGACTCAGGCCGACGAGGGGCTGAAGACCGTCCACCTGGAGCTCACCGAGACCTGCCTGGACATGATGGCGCGATACGTGTTTTCCAATTTCTCCGCACTGCCCAaaag GTCTCCCATTGCAGAGTTCCTGTTGGCGGGAGGCCGCAGCATGACCTGGCTGGTGGGCAACAAGCTGGTGACCATCACGACCAGTGGAGGGGTCCGAACTCAGGCGCTGCTGGGCCTGGACATGGCTGAACGtctgggagggggaggggagatgaccag GTCAGACCCGTCGCTCCACACCCGGATGACCAAAGAGGCTCCGGCCAAACTGGAGTCTCAGTCCAGCCAGCAGCACAACAGAGCCACGCGCATTCGAGTCCGCTCCATGTCAG GCGGCCACGCTCTCCGCGCCGGCCCCGCTCAGAGCCTCAGTCCTCTGGTTTCCCCCTCTGAGGGCGAGCTGACGGCTCCGCTGTCCCCCTCCACCGCACCCACCCTGGACGGCCTGGGCCCTCCGTCCTCCGCCTCTGCCAACCCGTCGGCTCCTCCTCCGCTCAAAGACAACCCCAGCCTGGCCGAGTTTGTCCCCATGCTCACTCAGGGGTGGGCCGAAATCTTCATCCGGAGACCATCGG GAAACACGAGCTGGCTGATGTGTTTGGAGAACCCCCCCAGTCCGTTCTCCTCTGAGCTGGGCAACATGCCGCTGCAGGAGCTCTCCAGCGTCCTGATGGCCATGGAGGGCGTGAAGGAGCCGCCGGCCCAGACGGCCAGCGCCCCCGCCAGCACCGCCGCTCCGGCACCCACGTCCGTGTCAGACACCCTGACCCAGACTCACAGTGGCGTCGGAGCAAAGGCCCACCTCATCCAGCGCTCCAACACCG TGGGCggctctctctggtctctgggtCTGGGCACtgcccccccaggccccccaggccccccagcCCCTGGCAGGTTGCACAGGAGCATTTCCTGGGCAG ACTCTGTGGTGGTGCCCGAGGAAGGCCTGGGCGCGAAGGCACAGACCCCGTCCGACTGGCTGGAGAGTGAAGAGTTTGAGCCGATGAGCCCTGATCCCATCTTCATCTCAGCAGACAAGTTCTCCAAGGCTGCTCCTCCGGGAACGCTCAGCAGG tcgtcgtccacgtccagccAGGACGACGAGAAGTCGACTCTGGAGGAGGTGAGCGAGGGAGCCATCCCCATCGACCAGCCCACCCCGGGCCCGTCCACCCCGGGGAGCCAGGGCCCCGAGCTGCCCTTCCAGACTCACAGCCAGTCGCAGGGCCACGGACTCAACAAGTCCAGCTCGTCTCCGGAGCTCCAGACTTTACCCGAGGCCTTCACCAAGGCGGCCATGGAGTCGGAGGCCGCGCTGGCGGAGACGTCTCGGCCCAGAGCGCCGTCTGACGGCaagccccagccccagccccagccccagccccagccccagaCTGATAAAGACAAAGTGGAGGGAGGCTCGGCGGGGGACGTCAGTGGAGCGGGGGCTCAGGGTCAAGCCGCCGACGGCCCGGGCGCGGCGCCGTCTCAGAGCGGAGGAGCGGTGATGAGGCTGTCTTTTCCAGCAGCGCCGGCGCAGCCTGGACCCATCTCCCCCAGCGGAGGCCACCGCCCCCGCGGACACACCATCTCCGTGTCGGCCCCCTCCtccaggagggagaggaggaccgACAGGGACTCGTACCACAGTCGGCCCGGACCCAGTAACACCGAGAAGCTGTCGGGCCTCAGCCCCAG ctttgtttttcttcaactcTACCACTCTCCTTTCTTTGGAAATGAGGCCAAcaagccgctgctgctgcccaaAACTCAG GTGATCGACCGAGCTGTGAAGGTTCTGGACCAGATGCCTCCTTATGACACCCATAAGATCGGCGTGGTGTTTGTGGGCGCCGGTCAG GTCAACAACGAAGTTGCCATCCTGTCCAACGAGTACGGCTCCAACCGCTACGCCGCCTTCCTCACAGGCCTGGGAAAATTGATCCACCTGAAGGACTGCGACCCCGACCAGATCTTCCTGGGGGGGCTGGACCAGTACGGAGACGACGGGGAGTTCACCTACTGCTGGCACGACGACATCATGCagg CCATTTTCCACATCGCCACACTGATGCCCAACAGGGAGAGCGACAAAGGCTGCTGCAACAAGAAGCGACACATCGGCAACGATTTTGTGATGGTGGTGTACAACGACTCCGGAGAGGAGTACAAACTAGGCACTataaag ggtCAGTTTAACTTCGTAGAAGTCATTATTAAACCGCTGGATTATGAATGTAACCTCGTGACCCTCCAGTGCCGTAAAG ACCTGGAGGGCTTAGTCGACACGACGGTGGCCAAAATAGTTTCAGACCGGAACCTCCCGCTGCTGGTGAGGCAGATGGCTCTGCATGCGAAT ATGGCGTCCCTGGTGCATCAGTACAGAGCGAACCCGTCCGACGCTTACGCCTCCAAGTGGCTGGCCAGACTCCGGCACATCAAAAGGATCCGGACCCGA GCTCAAGAAGACATCCAGTCCCGCTCGACTCCGGGCATCTCTCTGACCCAGGGACACTCGCAGCAGAACAAGTCGTTTCAGCAGAGCGCCCCGGCGCCGAACCCCGAGGCCTCCGGCCAGAGGAAGAGACTGGTGTCCACCGTGGACGACTTCACAGACTTCGTCTGA